In Cydia amplana chromosome 5, ilCydAmpl1.1, whole genome shotgun sequence, the genomic window AAAGGAATCATATGAACCCAGTCTCAAGGATCTACTAGTAGACACCGGAGAGTTCCAACTAAGTATTCATCTACAATTCTACAGGATCCATCATCAGATTAGCTCGATGGTACTgaattattgtattttaatttcgCACGTCAagattttattatattgtttgttAATTACAAGTTAAGTTAACAAGAATGAAGTGaaaaaataagatctaacacgtTTTTGCGTTTTCAATTACTGAAAATGTCCGAGTAGATGCACAGATAAATAATAGATGCTAAGGTTATTGTACAGGTTAATATTGATTTACTTATTAACACACGTAACAACTATCTTTATTCGACATaattataaacaataaattttaattaaaactagaaataaaatataaaacacaaaCTACCTATAGCGTTGGCCCATCCAGGCTAAcaccatgctgagtcgggaccatttcgtggctaatttatgtgttatgttatgtaatGTTATACGTTGTAATGTTATGTGTAAGTTTGTTTATTGTTTCTCtttttatctgtttttttttgccatGAATAGACAATTTATATTCCTATAAATTTACGTACCTATAAACCGATTATAAAAAGAACACTCCATCCAACAAGTCTGACTGCGGCATGGACCCCAATGACACTGACGGCGTTACCTCTCTGTATCGCAAGGGGTGTACGTTGAGAGAGGTAACATACTATGATTCACCTACCATGAATCACCAATGTTCGAGAGCTGCTGAGTGGATTACTTATACCTTATCACAGAGATAGAGCATCTGTGCTGTAATAAGAACAAAATATATGTAGTTCCTAAACACTTGAAAAAATGTAGAATCACTTTTCACTCCCGTAACAAACTTCTATCCCCAATGTAACCGCTTAGGGGATACATTTTgggattaattaattatctttatTATCCATTGAACATTGTATATGGTATCAGATTAATATAGACAGAGAGTATATAGGATGAAAATTACTCTAGATACGTCTTGTTGCAAATGAATCTCCGCCGATTCCTGCCTCGCGCAACTAAACTGAGGAATGAACTGTcccctgcggtatttccggactgatacgaccttcaaactcGAGTTGTTCTATGCTTACAGCACAATCGAGGTTTGAACACTTTGAACCGACAGTTTTTAAcctaaaccacagaataaaaaataatactaggtacagaagattgacactctttcaaacgacagaTATGACTGCTAGGTGGCTCATGCGCGAGCAGgagtccgttccgtagcggtgcgcggcaactactatgcctagacaccaaaattggtgtgagccgcatgtacttgtaggttcttgtagcgacgcgacaaaatcgcgagtgagccacgcctagcTAAACACAGATATGGAAAGTTAATCTTCCCCTTAACTCGGGAGCTTGGTCCGATGGCATCTCCTTGTAAGGCACAGCTAATGAGGGTGCCGGGCACGCGAAACGTGTGTGACTCACAAGGCATGCCCCGGACACTGAACAGGGAGTCTTTTTATATAATGGGGGCAAACGAGGACATAACGATGGTAGGCGATTACTGATTTAGTAACGGGATCTTCTATCTTTAACTTAAAAGTCACAGGAAtcaaagttacgctctcattttaaaaggtttactattattttgtatAACAAGTTTTAGCAACATCAACTAGTACcatatatgtacgagtatgttactttaatgctcatgttaattttatgttatttcagaCTGTCGTTtttaaatgagagcgtaactccGATTGTAAAATAGCTATTAAGAGATTATGACACTCCCATCCTGTGATTAAAATTATCAGTTCAAAAGTACCTAGTAAAGCATAATATTGGCAAAAGCTGAACCAATTTAGGTAATCGGGTTTATCATGCTGACAGATCCCTTAAAGATTACCCAGATACTATGccgttcttaattcgctgacataacagctatgggacatattttttgagtatgatgtatgcacctttatttttagtattccTCACACAATAGtgtttaataaaattagtatAAATGTCAGAGAAAAATTGGCTTAAATATACTATAAAACCAAGCCCTAAGCTGCATTTCAgtctctaaaaataaaataaaaatgtcagcATAACCTTGAAAGAAATAACGAAAATTTTCAAGAAATTCCAACTGTAACCAACTATGAAATTACGTATCGGAAAACTTACCGCTGAAATTATTAATCCACTGAATGAAAGACGTGATTCATTCTTTCCTACGTGATTGATTATTAGTTCCAGTTGCGGTGTATTATCGTAAGATAAACAAACCTTATCGCACGCGCGATTATATTATCGCCAGTCAGGTGCGCGCTCTGCTACCACACGGTCATGTGAAATCCAAGATGGCTTCAGGAAACCTTCAGGGTATCAAAATTGAAAACAAAAGAAGACACACACAAGGACCTACGCAGATAGAAGCTAGAATCGCTAAAGTGTCAACGAGGAGTCAACCGGAATTGTATGATGTGCATACGAGTGAAAAAAAGTCGCGCAGTGATTTTGTATATGTGAATTCAGCTTATGTTGGGAGTGTGGACGATGTGAATC contains:
- the LOC134648532 gene encoding uncharacterized protein LOC134648532; the protein is MASGNLQGIKIENKRRHTQGPTQIEARIAKVSTRSQPELYDVHTSEKKSRSDFVYVNSAYVGSVDDVNQPRLSAPPTCVVREQYWACSKWPLGQRILAISVGLLLGTVIGLTVIVILRGMDKEIGPGFLMRQSVPD